The following are from one region of the Phycisphaerae bacterium genome:
- a CDS encoding M1 family metallopeptidase has product MQEHVMQAIGSPHDGARTRFAAVMLSGWLACGCMSLPVIGHEPSPGEPFEPPCGKAAAMVRQFSESAPEPVDPARLEAMQDTDVLHCDLDIEISNLNTGSNTCTITGSNRMTIQSKSASLTTFTFRLRSQYTITSALINDVTPVSVTTLNTTTREATLDRPYTLDEIFTLTIAYTGNTVSAGFGSFDVTTQSGVPVVATLSEPYYAYTWWPIKDGDYGVPGDNSDKFTLDFSITAPNNYKVPSNGTLVSVDVLGGGRNRYNWSTSYPIVPYLVSFAATNYNQWTAIYNYPGGSMPVEFYIYPSNDTPSNRTAWEQVIPMLQVFSAAYGQYPFINEKYGLYNFPFGGGMEHQTMTGQSGFTESLSSHELGHQWWGDAVTCKTWSDIWLNEGFATFCECLWQERKSGINMAAYRSCMAGRRPGSVGDSVYVYAPDTASVSRIFSSTFSYRKGAWVLHMLRGVVGDPTFFQILADYRANFEGSAATTDDFAAVASVTHGQDLTTFFDQWVYQIGAPSYQYGWDSVKVDGQDYLMLRIRQLQPGSYPAVFEMPVQVDAVVGGLPDRLTVYNDQRTQWFSVPVDGPVTAVNFDPDTWILWTSAAPATYLGGDLDENLAVDQTDYNLFSHCYAGPDVQMAAGCEPADFDGDQDIDCSDWGAFVLAWTAPGNPPPLPPCSFALDPVAVTDYPDGAAKNRFISFAPNPLSGGALHGFQVTHPDSANAWYISTPRTQPASVAGMGLTFLVSDAVPPLYDFSSLSVIHVGGCAIVPGESYEVRATEDGVIFTAPLLVSTAAIPSPDRWWADVSGGFSASGDVFTIPPTPANGWRPPDGTVNGSDIAAVLKTVVQDPVAPPLTWSDVGPEVPDRVANGPDVLHVVNAFAAGSGREFYPFSVPDAPGPQGQGSCPPPPLQADLSP; this is encoded by the coding sequence ATGCAGGAGCACGTGATGCAGGCCATCGGCTCGCCCCACGACGGGGCACGTACGCGTTTTGCCGCGGTGATGTTGTCTGGGTGGTTAGCTTGCGGGTGCATGTCGCTGCCCGTCATCGGCCACGAACCTTCGCCCGGGGAACCGTTTGAGCCGCCCTGCGGCAAGGCGGCGGCGATGGTGCGCCAATTCAGCGAGTCTGCGCCAGAGCCGGTGGACCCCGCCCGCCTCGAAGCCATGCAGGATACCGATGTCCTGCACTGCGACCTGGACATTGAGATCAGCAACCTCAACACGGGCAGCAACACGTGCACGATCACCGGCTCGAACCGAATGACCATTCAGAGCAAGTCGGCTTCCTTGACAACGTTCACGTTCCGCCTGCGGAGCCAGTACACAATAACGAGCGCCCTGATAAACGACGTTACGCCGGTCAGCGTGACGACGCTCAACACGACAACGCGAGAAGCCACGCTCGATCGCCCGTACACGCTGGACGAGATCTTCACATTGACCATCGCCTACACGGGTAACACGGTGTCGGCCGGGTTCGGGTCGTTCGACGTGACCACGCAAAGCGGCGTGCCCGTCGTGGCCACGCTCAGCGAGCCGTATTACGCCTACACCTGGTGGCCGATCAAGGACGGTGATTACGGTGTGCCGGGAGACAACTCGGACAAGTTCACGCTGGATTTCTCGATCACGGCTCCAAACAACTACAAGGTGCCTTCCAACGGTACGTTGGTCAGCGTGGATGTCCTCGGCGGAGGCCGAAACCGCTACAACTGGTCGACCTCCTATCCGATCGTGCCGTATCTCGTGTCGTTTGCGGCCACGAACTACAACCAGTGGACGGCAATCTATAACTATCCCGGCGGCAGCATGCCGGTGGAGTTCTATATCTACCCCTCAAACGATACACCCTCGAATCGCACGGCGTGGGAACAGGTCATTCCCATGCTCCAGGTGTTCAGTGCGGCCTACGGGCAGTATCCGTTCATCAACGAGAAGTACGGACTTTACAACTTTCCGTTCGGCGGCGGCATGGAGCACCAGACCATGACTGGCCAGAGCGGGTTCACGGAAAGCCTGAGTTCGCACGAGCTCGGCCACCAGTGGTGGGGCGATGCGGTCACATGCAAGACGTGGAGTGACATCTGGCTGAACGAAGGTTTCGCGACATTCTGCGAGTGCCTCTGGCAGGAACGAAAAAGCGGCATCAACATGGCCGCCTATCGCTCATGCATGGCCGGTCGTCGTCCCGGTTCGGTGGGTGATTCGGTCTACGTCTACGCTCCGGATACCGCCAGCGTCAGCCGGATTTTCAGTTCGACCTTCAGCTACCGGAAAGGGGCATGGGTTCTGCACATGCTGCGCGGCGTGGTGGGGGATCCGACATTCTTCCAGATCCTGGCGGACTACCGCGCCAACTTCGAGGGGAGCGCGGCCACGACCGACGATTTCGCGGCGGTGGCCTCCGTAACCCATGGACAGGACCTGACCACGTTTTTCGATCAGTGGGTCTATCAGATCGGGGCACCGTCGTACCAGTATGGATGGGATTCGGTCAAAGTCGACGGGCAGGACTACTTGATGCTCCGCATCCGGCAGCTCCAGCCGGGGTCGTATCCGGCGGTGTTCGAAATGCCGGTCCAGGTTGACGCAGTTGTCGGCGGGCTGCCCGATCGGCTGACGGTGTATAACGATCAGCGGACCCAGTGGTTCTCCGTTCCGGTCGACGGACCGGTCACTGCCGTCAATTTCGACCCCGACACCTGGATTCTCTGGACGTCGGCCGCACCGGCGACATACCTCGGCGGCGATCTGGACGAGAACCTGGCCGTGGATCAGACAGACTACAATCTGTTCTCCCATTGTTACGCTGGCCCGGATGTTCAAATGGCGGCGGGTTGTGAGCCGGCGGACTTCGATGGGGACCAGGACATTGACTGCTCGGACTGGGGAGCGTTCGTCCTCGCCTGGACGGCTCCGGGCAATCCGCCGCCGCTGCCACCGTGCAGCTTTGCGCTCGATCCGGTGGCGGTAACGGACTATCCCGACGGAGCAGCGAAGAACCGCTTCATCTCCTTTGCCCCGAATCCACTTTCGGGCGGAGCGCTGCACGGATTTCAGGTTACGCATCCGGACTCGGCCAACGCCTGGTACATCAGTACGCCGCGGACGCAGCCGGCGAGCGTGGCGGGGATGGGGCTGACCTTCCTGGTGTCCGATGCGGTGCCGCCGCTTTATGACTTCAGTTCACTCAGCGTGATTCACGTCGGAGGGTGCGCCATTGTTCCGGGCGAGTCCTATGAAGTTCGTGCGACCGAAGACGGCGTCATCTTCACGGCGCCGCTTCTGGTGAGCACGGCCGCGATCCCCTCGCCGGATCGTTGGTGGGCGGACGTTTCCGGGGGATTCTCCGCTTCGGGAGATGTGTTCACCATTCCGCCGACGCCGGCGAACGGTTGGCGCCCCCCGGACGGTACCGTCAATGGATCAGACATTGCGGCCGTGCTGAAAACGGTTGTGCAGGATCCGGTGGCACCGCCGCTGACGTGGTCGGACGTCGGTCCCGAGGTGCCGGACCGTGTGGCGAACGGTCCCGATGTGCTTCATGTCGTGAATGCGTTTGCGGCCGGGTCGGGTCGGGAGTTCTATCCATTCAGTGTACCTGATGCGCCCGGTCCACAGGGTCAGGGATCCTGTCCGCCTCCGCCACTGCAGGCAGACCTTTCGCCGTAG
- the dgt gene encoding dNTP triphosphohydrolase, with product MTAGLPEENALASYATTDDGGRVHDEPADPLRTPFELDAHRIVGCTAFRRLEHKTQVFAPEVHDHFRTRLTHTLEASRLARCLARSLRANELLAEAIVLAHDLGHPPFGHAGEKALNEALSDAGGFNHNAHTLRVVTYLEHPFPAFRGLNLTRATLAGLARHETGYDQPVETAGALSVEAQIGSLADRLAYNIHDLEDAIGAGLVDERSLSDMVLWREARAVEPSAHRDRPLRAVRRAVLDAMLTRMIQSVIEASSDALAARGAKETTPMSPVDPVRLTAEGEELLQQAEQFLRERVYSDPTVAAADARGKELILALFEAYRRDPLALPERFRARIDAQGTDGVIRDYIAGMTDRFCRVECERMLGLRLS from the coding sequence ATGACGGCGGGGCTGCCGGAGGAAAACGCTCTTGCCTCATATGCAACGACTGACGACGGCGGTCGCGTCCACGACGAGCCCGCTGATCCCTTGCGGACGCCATTCGAGCTCGACGCCCATCGCATCGTCGGCTGTACGGCGTTTCGGCGCCTGGAGCACAAGACGCAGGTGTTTGCGCCGGAGGTTCACGACCATTTCCGAACGCGGCTGACGCACACGCTCGAGGCCTCGCGGCTGGCACGATGCCTCGCGCGGTCCTTGCGTGCCAACGAGCTGCTCGCCGAGGCGATTGTCCTTGCGCACGACCTCGGCCATCCGCCCTTCGGGCATGCGGGCGAGAAAGCGCTGAACGAGGCGCTGAGCGACGCCGGCGGGTTCAACCACAACGCGCACACGCTTCGCGTGGTCACCTACCTGGAGCATCCCTTTCCGGCATTCCGGGGCTTGAACCTGACCCGGGCGACACTGGCCGGTCTCGCCCGACATGAAACGGGCTACGATCAACCCGTGGAAACAGCGGGTGCCCTGAGTGTCGAGGCGCAGATCGGATCGTTGGCGGATCGACTGGCGTACAACATCCACGATCTCGAGGATGCCATCGGCGCGGGATTGGTTGATGAGCGGTCCCTGAGTGACATGGTGCTTTGGCGTGAGGCACGAGCGGTTGAGCCTTCCGCACATCGTGACAGACCGTTGCGTGCCGTGCGCCGGGCGGTGCTCGATGCAATGCTCACTCGCATGATCCAGAGCGTCATCGAGGCCTCGAGCGATGCGCTGGCGGCAAGGGGCGCCAAGGAAACCACGCCCATGTCCCCGGTTGATCCCGTGCGCCTGACGGCGGAAGGCGAGGAGCTTTTGCAGCAGGCGGAGCAGTTTCTTCGGGAGCGGGTGTACTCGGACCCGACCGTGGCCGCGGCGGACGCACGCGGCAAGGAGCTGATTCTCGCATTGTTCGAGGCGTATCGCCGCGATCCGCTCGCCTTGCCCGAGCGCTTCCGTGCGCGAATCGACGCACAGGGCACGGATGGGGTCATCCGCGACTACATCGCCGGCATGACGGACCGGTTCTGCCGGGTGGAATGTGAGCGCATGCTCGGCCTGCGTTTGTCCTGA
- a CDS encoding HDIG domain-containing protein codes for MREQRVQKMGDTRLRLRGWLLSWRFLGSLAFVLATAAIGFVGASALPFAAGQRIEYPLYAAVDFQIPDPVRTKANEQSAQASTPSYYRWNAPGVTRDRIKADLRSLYEAAAAAQSFDEFAKAVEPFGVQPDASIYERFKSLANMPENLGRERFFRWIDEMDFDHEFVVRGLLKEPRTPSSTAEYIILEETNDQGQTVQREIRLTELVRIENEKALAGSAAALSKPFLTALRPAVEAIILRTLRDQPTIVYNAERTQEKMREAKDATPQAVAVFERGKPLVTVVPGILGSEELNLLRAHHQAYRAFLREHLPDTAEFAAQRSLQSELRLREWLRQAGMSALLGFLAIGTLLYTAMHQRDVLENRPSMVSFATLIVGTVLVSRLMHLQWPQIGELVLLPALLAASILAIVFPRRFALGAICIVALMVTIASRGGIGFLLALLTGVTATVFQLNEIRNRTRIITAGALTALAIIFVTIAAGLQEGHAREYLINSTLAAGASAMLAAFFVSGLLPFIERIFGVATSLTLLEWRDPTRKLLQLLAQEAPGTYNHSLVLGTLAQSACERIGANALLAQVGALYHDIGKIPKAEYFTENQEGRTNRHEHLAPTMSLLIILGHVKDGIEMAKEYKLPLVLRRFIEEHHGTCVVRYFHHVASEKQPQIATGRHDREVSEAEFRYPGPKPHTKESAVIMLADGVEGAVRSLKDPTVGRIESTVHNIVQDRLSDGQFGDCDITMREIRLVEESLVKSLCSIYHGRVAYPRSSKGPATVPALREEPKRLSG; via the coding sequence GTGCGCGAACAACGCGTCCAGAAGATGGGCGACACGAGGTTGCGGCTGCGCGGCTGGCTGCTGAGCTGGCGATTTCTGGGAAGCCTGGCTTTCGTTCTGGCCACGGCGGCGATTGGATTCGTCGGCGCCTCCGCGCTGCCTTTCGCGGCGGGGCAGCGGATCGAGTACCCGCTCTATGCTGCCGTGGACTTCCAGATACCCGATCCGGTGCGGACCAAGGCGAACGAACAATCCGCACAGGCGTCCACGCCGAGTTACTACCGGTGGAATGCTCCGGGGGTAACGCGGGACCGCATCAAAGCGGATCTGCGGAGTTTGTACGAAGCCGCCGCCGCCGCCCAGTCGTTCGATGAATTCGCCAAAGCGGTCGAGCCGTTCGGCGTCCAGCCGGATGCTTCCATCTACGAGCGGTTCAAATCGCTCGCCAACATGCCCGAGAACCTCGGCCGGGAGCGATTTTTCCGGTGGATCGACGAGATGGACTTTGACCACGAGTTCGTGGTTCGCGGACTGCTGAAGGAACCGCGCACGCCGTCCAGTACGGCCGAGTACATCATCCTCGAGGAGACGAACGACCAGGGGCAGACCGTCCAGCGGGAGATTCGCCTCACCGAACTGGTTCGAATCGAGAACGAAAAAGCGCTCGCGGGTAGTGCGGCTGCCCTGAGCAAGCCGTTCCTGACGGCGCTGCGCCCCGCGGTGGAAGCGATCATCCTGCGCACGTTGCGCGACCAGCCCACGATCGTCTACAACGCGGAGCGCACACAGGAGAAGATGCGCGAAGCCAAGGATGCGACCCCCCAGGCCGTGGCTGTCTTTGAGCGCGGCAAACCGCTGGTCACGGTTGTCCCCGGCATCCTGGGATCGGAAGAGCTGAATCTGCTCCGGGCCCATCATCAGGCCTACAGGGCATTCCTGCGTGAACACCTTCCGGACACCGCCGAATTCGCCGCACAGCGGTCGCTGCAAAGTGAGCTTCGCTTGCGCGAGTGGTTGCGGCAGGCGGGCATGAGCGCCCTGCTGGGCTTTCTGGCCATTGGAACGCTCCTGTACACGGCGATGCATCAGCGGGACGTGCTCGAAAACCGTCCAAGCATGGTGAGCTTTGCGACGCTCATTGTCGGCACGGTGCTGGTCTCCCGCCTGATGCACCTTCAGTGGCCGCAGATCGGAGAACTGGTCCTGTTGCCGGCGCTTCTGGCGGCGAGCATTCTCGCGATCGTATTTCCGCGGCGGTTTGCTCTCGGCGCCATCTGCATCGTGGCGCTGATGGTGACGATTGCCTCGCGGGGCGGGATTGGATTCCTGTTGGCGCTGCTGACCGGCGTCACGGCAACGGTGTTCCAGTTGAATGAGATTCGCAACCGCACACGCATCATCACGGCCGGGGCTCTGACCGCCCTGGCGATCATCTTCGTAACCATCGCCGCCGGGCTTCAGGAGGGTCATGCCCGGGAGTACCTGATCAACAGCACGCTGGCCGCAGGGGCGAGCGCCATGCTCGCGGCGTTTTTCGTATCCGGGTTGCTGCCATTTATCGAACGGATCTTCGGCGTGGCCACATCGCTGACCCTGCTGGAGTGGCGTGATCCCACGCGGAAGCTTCTCCAATTGCTCGCCCAGGAAGCGCCGGGCACCTACAACCACAGCCTTGTCCTGGGAACCCTGGCTCAATCCGCCTGTGAGCGGATCGGGGCCAACGCCCTGCTCGCCCAGGTCGGCGCGCTCTATCACGACATCGGGAAGATCCCCAAGGCCGAGTACTTCACGGAAAACCAGGAAGGGCGAACGAACCGCCACGAGCATCTCGCCCCGACGATGAGCCTCCTGATCATCCTCGGGCACGTGAAAGACGGCATCGAGATGGCCAAGGAGTACAAGCTCCCTCTGGTGCTACGGCGGTTCATTGAAGAGCACCACGGCACCTGCGTTGTTCGCTATTTTCACCACGTTGCGAGCGAGAAACAGCCCCAGATTGCCACCGGACGACACGATCGGGAGGTCTCCGAGGCCGAGTTCCGTTATCCGGGCCCCAAGCCACACACCAAGGAATCGGCGGTGATTATGCTGGCCGACGGCGTCGAGGGTGCGGTCCGCTCCCTGAAGGATCCAACTGTTGGTCGGATCGAGAGCACCGTGCACAACATCGTGCAGGATCGCCTCTCCGACGGCCAATTCGGCGATTGCGACATTACCATGCGGGAAATTCGCCTGGTTGAGGAATCTCTGGTCAAGAGTTTGTGCAGCATTTATCATGGCCGGGTAGCCTATCCGCGGTCGTCCAAGGGGCCGGCGACGGTACCGGCGTTGCGCGAAGAGCCGAAACGGCTCAGCGGTTGA
- a CDS encoding HIT domain-containing protein yields MAEFNRNIWAPWRMEYIRSLDQDVEEHGCFLCHYWETPHLDREHHVLWRSGSAFVMMNRFPYSNGHLLVAHGPHRGELGDISDDDMALLARLIRESTALLRRVVRAQGFNVGFNVGQCAGAGLPDHLHAHIVPRWGGDTNFMAVLGDCRVVPDSLDALYTELTAARGAT; encoded by the coding sequence ATGGCGGAATTCAACCGCAACATCTGGGCGCCCTGGCGCATGGAGTACATCCGATCGCTCGATCAGGATGTGGAGGAGCACGGCTGCTTCCTCTGCCATTATTGGGAGACGCCGCACCTCGATCGGGAGCACCATGTTCTCTGGCGGTCGGGTAGCGCGTTCGTGATGATGAACCGCTTTCCCTATTCGAACGGGCATCTCCTGGTGGCACACGGCCCGCATCGCGGCGAGCTCGGCGACATCAGCGATGACGACATGGCCCTGCTGGCCAGGCTGATTCGGGAGTCCACGGCGCTGCTTCGCCGCGTGGTTCGCGCCCAGGGGTTCAACGTCGGGTTCAATGTCGGACAATGCGCCGGCGCGGGGCTGCCCGACCATCTCCACGCCCACATCGTGCCCCGGTGGGGAGGGGACACGAATTTCATGGCCGTCCTCGGCGACTGCCGCGTCGTGCCCGATTCGCTCGATGCATTATATACCGAACTCACTGCGGCCCGGGGTGCGACCTGA
- a CDS encoding phosphatidate cytidylyltransferase — protein sequence MTRRELVQRLIFGSAAIAVVLGVFIADAAMASWAASQEGFGARLLRQGSTVILVSALVFLSGAMEFAAILRTEGAQPHTRFACFIVTLLVISPWMIAASAPSDTPAVRLLLRMESILVLALAGTSLLTVAHRQTDNVLRDTAATWMIILYAGFLGSFATRLRCSPGLPVNEGLWMLLLVVLLAKVTDIGALFIGSAWGRHKLITRISPAKSVEGAVGGLLASIVLVLVLVGIGTALGPKSTETADAGWGLIGALQTLAGDSLAGGLAWGALLGGVVSAFAQLGDLLESSFKRDVGAKDSGKVLPQLGGVLDLVDSLILALPIAWLLLTLAGIVA from the coding sequence TTGACTCGGCGGGAGCTAGTCCAACGGCTGATCTTTGGTTCGGCGGCCATCGCCGTGGTTCTCGGTGTCTTCATCGCCGACGCGGCGATGGCGTCCTGGGCCGCGTCACAGGAGGGCTTCGGCGCACGGCTGCTTCGCCAAGGCAGCACGGTGATCCTCGTGTCCGCGTTGGTTTTTCTTTCCGGGGCGATGGAGTTCGCCGCTATTCTCCGGACCGAGGGCGCGCAGCCCCACACCCGATTCGCCTGCTTCATTGTCACACTCCTGGTGATCTCCCCGTGGATGATCGCCGCTTCGGCGCCGTCCGATACGCCGGCCGTTCGCCTGCTCCTCCGAATGGAGTCGATCTTGGTTCTGGCACTCGCCGGAACATCATTGCTCACCGTCGCTCACCGGCAGACGGACAACGTTCTCCGCGACACGGCCGCGACATGGATGATCATTCTGTATGCGGGCTTCCTGGGCTCTTTCGCCACGCGCTTGCGCTGCTCGCCGGGGCTACCCGTAAACGAGGGGCTCTGGATGCTGCTCCTCGTCGTGCTTTTGGCGAAAGTGACCGACATCGGCGCCTTGTTCATTGGCTCCGCCTGGGGGCGGCACAAGCTCATTACGCGAATCAGCCCAGCCAAGTCTGTGGAGGGCGCCGTCGGGGGCTTGCTCGCCAGCATCGTGCTGGTGCTGGTTCTGGTCGGAATCGGCACAGCCCTCGGCCCGAAATCAACGGAAACGGCAGATGCTGGTTGGGGGCTCATCGGCGCTCTTCAAACGTTGGCGGGAGACTCGCTCGCTGGCGGGTTGGCCTGGGGGGCCTTGCTCGGGGGTGTAGTCTCGGCATTTGCGCAGCTGGGCGACTTATTAGAGTCCAGCTTCAAGCGAGACGTCGGCGCCAAGGACTCAGGTAAAGTGCTACCGCAACTCGGAGGGGTCCTGGATTTGGTCGACAGTTTGATACTGGCTTTGCCAATCGCTTGGCTTCTCCTGACTCTTGCGGGTATCGTGGCATAG
- the ybeY gene encoding rRNA maturation RNase YbeY: MDDDPAYQLVVIRETADLPAAEASILAALRAALARHGVTRADVNIVLVDDRRIAQLNEVHLQHIGPTDVITFDLRDEPVRNGAERPKKIEGEIVLSVETAAREAAQRGHAPESEAALYAVHGVLHLLGYDDADDEQARRMHAEEDEVLAASGLGRIYGGANS; this comes from the coding sequence ATGGACGACGATCCTGCGTACCAACTTGTCGTGATCCGCGAGACAGCCGACCTACCTGCGGCAGAGGCGTCGATCCTTGCGGCACTCCGCGCCGCACTGGCACGCCATGGCGTTACCCGAGCAGACGTGAATATCGTGCTCGTTGATGATCGGCGGATCGCCCAGCTCAACGAGGTTCACCTCCAGCACATCGGCCCGACCGATGTCATCACGTTTGACCTTCGCGATGAGCCCGTCCGTAACGGTGCGGAACGCCCCAAAAAAATCGAGGGGGAAATCGTTCTCTCGGTCGAGACCGCGGCGCGCGAGGCGGCACAGCGGGGGCATGCGCCCGAATCCGAGGCGGCGCTGTATGCCGTGCACGGCGTCCTCCACCTGCTCGGCTATGACGATGCTGACGACGAACAGGCTCGGCGGATGCACGCCGAAGAGGACGAGGTACTGGCGGCCTCCGGCTTGGGGAGGATCTACGGCGGCGCAAATTCATGA
- a CDS encoding PhoH family protein, which translates to MDDTTRRQTLFGNTDRNLRLIRAAFDVRITARDGTIYVNGDDEAVHRAARVLDEMQRLISGGREISDEQVDELIARFRTEGQEDTAAIEVFLPSASIVPKGEGQSKYVDAIRRHDLTFCAGPAGTGKTYLAVALAVSMLKRHRIKRIILARPAVEAGEKLGFLPGDMQAKVNPYLRPLFDAMHDMMTFEQIKRFMQTDVVEVVPLAFMRGRTLNHAAIILDEAQNATTNQMLMFLTRLGHDSKMIVTGDDSQSDLPSGDPSGFHDALRRLEGVDGVALVRLSKQDIVRHALVQRVVEAYGRTANSVR; encoded by the coding sequence ATCGACGATACCACCCGGCGTCAAACGCTCTTCGGTAATACCGACCGTAATCTGCGCCTGATCCGCGCGGCGTTCGACGTGCGCATCACTGCCCGCGACGGGACCATTTACGTCAACGGTGATGATGAGGCTGTGCATCGCGCCGCCCGGGTGCTGGATGAAATGCAGCGGCTGATCTCGGGCGGGCGGGAAATCAGTGACGAGCAGGTCGACGAGTTGATCGCCCGGTTCCGGACGGAAGGGCAGGAAGACACCGCGGCGATCGAGGTGTTTCTGCCGTCCGCGTCGATTGTCCCCAAGGGTGAGGGGCAATCGAAATACGTAGATGCGATCCGCCGTCATGACCTGACGTTCTGCGCCGGCCCGGCGGGCACGGGAAAGACCTATTTGGCCGTTGCGCTGGCGGTATCCATGCTCAAGCGGCATCGGATCAAGCGGATCATCCTCGCCCGCCCGGCGGTCGAAGCGGGCGAGAAGCTCGGCTTTTTGCCGGGGGACATGCAGGCGAAAGTTAACCCGTATCTGCGGCCGCTGTTCGACGCGATGCATGACATGATGACGTTTGAGCAGATCAAGCGTTTCATGCAGACCGACGTGGTCGAGGTCGTGCCGCTGGCGTTCATGCGGGGACGAACACTGAATCACGCGGCCATCATTCTGGACGAGGCGCAGAACGCGACCACCAACCAGATGCTGATGTTCCTGACGCGGCTGGGACATGACAGCAAGATGATCGTGACGGGGGATGACAGTCAGAGTGACTTGCCTTCGGGGGACCCGAGCGGTTTTCATGATGCCCTCCGGCGGTTAGAGGGCGTGGACGGCGTGGCCCTTGTGCGGCTGTCCAAACAGGACATTGTGCGGCACGCACTGGTCCAGCGCGTCGTGGAGGCCTACGGTCGAACGGCGAATTCAGTCCGATAA
- a CDS encoding transcriptional repressor, producing the protein MSDLHDLHTPEQIHTAFREFLRKRGIKYTTARRKILDAVLDLHEHFEAEQVLYLLRDRGEKVGKATVYRTLPLLVECGVLKQVRFEVKQAHYEHAFGQGPHDHMVCRRCGRIIEFGAEEVLELRQRIGRRHHFHVTGHRFQLTGLCWECSTACPVATMAAKPVNRDSDRS; encoded by the coding sequence ATGAGTGACCTGCACGACCTGCATACTCCGGAACAGATTCACACCGCATTCCGCGAGTTTCTGCGCAAACGGGGCATCAAATACACCACTGCCCGTCGCAAGATTCTCGATGCCGTCCTCGATCTCCACGAGCATTTCGAGGCCGAGCAGGTGCTGTACCTGCTTCGCGACCGCGGGGAGAAAGTCGGCAAGGCCACCGTCTATCGGACGCTTCCGCTGCTCGTGGAATGCGGCGTACTCAAGCAGGTGCGTTTTGAGGTCAAGCAGGCCCATTACGAACACGCCTTCGGGCAGGGCCCGCATGATCACATGGTATGCCGACGTTGCGGACGAATCATCGAATTCGGCGCTGAGGAAGTGCTCGAACTTCGCCAGCGGATCGGCCGACGCCATCACTTCCATGTCACCGGACACCGCTTTCAGCTCACCGGCTTGTGCTGGGAATGTTCCACCGCGTGTCCTGTGGCCACGATGGCGGCGAAACCGGTAAACCGGGATTCAGACCGATCATAA